The following proteins are co-located in the Osmia lignaria lignaria isolate PbOS001 chromosome 12, iyOsmLign1, whole genome shotgun sequence genome:
- the dan gene encoding protein distal antenna: MRGESARPGKRPLRALSASEKMDAIQRVHEGESKASVARDIGVPESTLRGWCKSEHKIRGMARNSSTPDSEAHSPASSSGANVTAGNLAGGSANLSSEDEGPCVKKSKIDQQTSVTSAGTSYVAGDICTDADGKPDNKPKIDYVGLMTSMAGMRPENSSLLLQQLGLLSGATGTLAKNLLSMTPALSHGSTVGLVENGLQYTKNSAINPCLTNAANSLNGGSNKRHSISAIAPAQMDSVVAKSCTRKSLPPAAEAPSTPVPASPRKTNENNSIREQRSSGKPKKDGNVSGNKKVDEALWLWLTQQQQLLGQQSASFNPSINQQDGSWFWQWYKQCSFPLITPTPLAPSPVAKKSSPSKARAMLDNVLCNNNNENVKRSLNMDEESAAEDVESSGDVPASTEEAIEHGEKFFKWLDKCSEPAVTRLQIIQFKYLLDNLKACRKKSSSSSKQSRK; encoded by the coding sequence ATGAGGGGCGAGTCGGCACGACCGGGTAAGCGACCTTTAAGGGCGCTTTCCGCTTCCGAGAAGATGGACGCGATCCAAAGGGTGCACGAAGGAGAAAGCAAGGCATCGGTGGCGAGGGACATCGGTGTACCGGAATCGACGTTACGAGGATGGTGCAAGTCCGAGCACAAGATCAGAGGAATGGCGAGGAATTCGTCGACGCCGGATAGCGAAGCCCACTCACCCGCCTCGTCTTCCGGCGCGAACGTAACCGCGGGCAATTTGGCCGGCGGTTCGGCGAATCTGTCGAGCGAGGACGAGGGTCCTTGCGTGAAGAAGTCGAAAATAGATCAACAGACGTCGGTAACGAGCGCGGGCACCTCGTACGTCGCCGGTGACATTTGCACCGACGCGGACGGTAAACCCGATAACAAGCCGAAGATCGATTACGTCGGATTGATGACCAGCATGGCCGGTATGAGACCGGAAAATAGTTCGTTGCTTCTGCAACAATTGGGCCTCTTGTCCGGCGCCACTGGCACCTTGGCCAAGAATTTGTTGAGCATGACTCCGGCACTCTCGCACGGCAGCACAGTCGGTCTCGTCGAGAACGGACTTCAATACACGAAGAACAGCGCGATTAATCCGTGTTTAACGAACGCGGCGAACAGTTTGAACGGTGGAAGCAACAAAAGGCACAGCATCTCGGCGATCGCACCGGCACAAATGGACTCGGTCGTCGCGAAATCATGTACGAGAAAGAGTCTGCCACCTGCCGCGGAGGCACCATCGACACCGGTGCCAGCCTCGCCGAGGAAAACGAACGAGAACAACAGTATTCGTGAACAACGGTCGAGCGGCAAACCGAAAAAGGACGGGAACGTGAGCGGTAACAAGAAAGTCGACGAGGCGTTATGGCTATGGCTGACGCAGCAGCAACAGCTGCTCGGTCAACAGTCGGCGAGTTTCAACCCGAGCATCAATCAGCAAGACGGCTCGTGGTTCTGGCAATGGTACAAGCAGTGCAGCTTCCCGTTGATAACGCCGACGCCGCTAGCACCGAGCCCGGTCGCCAAGAAGTCGTCGCCGAGCAAAGCCCGTGCTATGCTCGACAACGTGCTTTGCAACAATAACAACGAGAACGTGAAGCGAAGCCTGAACATGGACGAGGAGTCGGCGGCAGAGGACGTCGAGTCGTCCGGGGACGTGCCAGCCAGCACCGAGGAGGCGATCGAACACGGCGAGAAGTTTTTCAAGTGGTTGGACAAATGCTCCGAGCCCGCGGTCACGAGGCTTCAGATCATACAGTTCAAATATCTGTTGGACAATCTAAAGGCGTGCAGGAAGAAGTCATCCTCTAGCTCGAAACAAAGCAGAAAGTAG